Within Vigna unguiculata cultivar IT97K-499-35 chromosome 2, ASM411807v1, whole genome shotgun sequence, the genomic segment TTTGTGCCCTTCTCTAATAACAGCCTTGTCTCCCGTACATCTGACATCTGTTGTTACTGGATCAAACACCTGAACATATCATGAATCAATAACATGTTTCGTGAGCATACCACTAAGTAAAACCAACTACGAATCACATGGTAAAggtattaattaagaaattctGTTTATAAAATTGAGAACACACCCCTTTCCCATCAGGGAAACAACGCCAGAAGAAGTCTGGGCGTGGCCTTCCCACACCATCTTTGATAGCATCGGTTATCACCGCAGTAATGAGTACAGAGAATAAAAGGCCTGAATAGCAATTGGCAATGCATAGGATAGGTTATAACAGAGTAATGTTCAAATAAGGACAGGAATAGATTTCTGAAGGTGAGAAAGGTACCCAGAATAGCATGGTGGAAGTCATAAACATCCTTTCGGAAGAAATAGTAAACAAGAATGAGAGCTATTGGCAACACTATTGCTACTATCtgtcaattttaaatttgaaattccaGAATTCATATCTTGAATGTCCATTAAGGACAATTTTGACAAGGATGCATAGTTCTTAGAAGTGAAAACGTACTGGTACAGCCCAAAAGGGTATAGTATTGTCTTTCAATGGGTATCTCAGGTCGGTCATCATCCCCTGTCCAACAAAACGGTGAAATGGCTCTATCGCATTCAAGATAGCATCAATGATAGCAAGAAGCAAAAGAATCAACCAGTCCTGCATATGTGTCCTTGCAACTTTAGCACCATGTGATCTAATCGTACGTCTGTTTAACTGATCTTCTGGCATTTTTCTGAAgcacatgaaaaaaatagaatcatTGAAAATCAAAAACACAGAACAAATTAGAGAAATACAATgccagataaaaaaaaaggtggaacataaataattttcaaagtgTTCCGGGACATAGTGAATACAATGGCAATATGAAAGTAACttccaaatttcaattttatgagTTTCAGTGTTTTAGATAATACTCTCTCTGTCCCTTGCTCATGCCTGAAAAATATGTAATGCAATGATGTTAATTGTCGTTGCCATTTTAAGTCCAGAATCTCATTACAGATACGATTTGATCTTCTATACAACTATACATACCTTCAGCCAAAAAATTCACAGCCCGCATATGCAAAATTCAACTGAGTTTTCCACACATTATAGTAAGACTCACCGGTAGAAAACCAAAATTCTCAGATCAGATACATGAACTCCGAGAAAAGAACTATCAGTTAAATTACATATTGGAATTTTGGAATTTTGACAAAGAATGTGAATCATTTGCAAGTGTATCATTTTCCACACCTTTGTGAACAGGAATCTAGTGTACGAAGTTACTTGGAGACTTTGGAATTATACAGTTAGAAATTGCATGAGCATAAAGAGCGATGCTACTAattaaaaggaagaagaaaacgagGGAGGAACTCACCTGCAAAAGGTTCGGTGTAACAGAATTTAGAGGAAGAGTGTCTGAGTGGGAGAGAGAATGAGGAATTTAAAAGAAGGAAAGGAAGTGTATGTTTAATGCCTCCAGGCTTACGTGGAAAGTGACAAAAGGGGAAAGCCTCCTAAATGGAGAATGAAAATGAcgcttttgttttttatatatacatacaccGAAGAACACACAAACACTTCTATACTTTTTAGTTACATTATTATTTCACtttattaacttaaaatttaatattcatattaattctatttttataatttataatttagttaaataaaaaaaaattatttgatatgtAATTCATAATTTGAATTAAAGTAGTAATAAAAAAGCAGCACATATTACCGATTATATTCgtatgaaaatgaaagaaagaaaaaagtaattgtAGTAAGAAAGAGTGGTGCGTgcaattattttgattattttgagTATATGGGTAGTTTATCTCctctttttttgttgttgcatatataaatagttttgaGATTTAATTATGTGACCATcattatgttataaatatttgatgtaTAACTCATGATTTGAATGACAATAATGTTATAGACACAACACAACAtagaatttatattttcataaaaaagtatatatatatatatatatatatatatatatatatatatatatatatataattacatgaAGTAATAGTAATGTGTGTAGTTCTTTTTATTGATGTGGTAATTTACCTTACTATCATTTTTATTGGGT encodes:
- the LOC114174235 gene encoding lipid phosphate phosphatase 2-like, whose amino-acid sequence is MPEDQLNRRTIRSHGAKVARTHMQDWLILLLLAIIDAILNAIEPFHRFVGQGMMTDLRYPLKDNTIPFWAVPIVAIVLPIALILVYYFFRKDVYDFHHAILGLLFSVLITAVITDAIKDGVGRPRPDFFWRCFPDGKGVFDPVTTDVRCTGDKAVIREGHKSFPSGHTSWSFAGLGFLAWYLSGKIKVFDRRGHVAKLCIVFFPLLVASMIAVSRVDDYWHHWQDVCAGGLIGLTIASFCYLQFFPPPYDKDGWGPREYFQELVDPNTSSNNNDDICAQQSDVQIVSLCIPPQHDGDARVINTLNSNPTLDESQIARVL